The following proteins come from a genomic window of Lytechinus pictus isolate F3 Inbred chromosome 1, Lp3.0, whole genome shotgun sequence:
- the LOC129256853 gene encoding zinc finger protein 706-like: protein MARGQQKIQSQQKRAKEIEKKKKAATGMTSKAAGMKALTFKCAVCMTQMPDPKTYKQHFENKHPKAPLPAELKEA from the exons ATGGCACGTGGACAACAAAAGATTCAATCTCAGCAGAAAAGAGCGAAGGAgatagagaagaaaaagaaagctgCTACTGGAATGACCTCTAAAGCAGCTGGAATGAAGGCCCTCACATTTAAGTGCGCAGTTTGCATG ACCCAGATGCCTGATCCTAAGACTTACAAACAACATTTTGAGAATAAGCACCCAAAGGCTCCACTTCCAGCTGAACTCAAAGAAGCATAG
- the LOC135153139 gene encoding P2X purinoceptor 7-like, with amino-acid sequence MEGPRGYDFQPKYTEEELMVRRRARAAAAAAAPPVQPPPGPDPVPAPNRMGNNDWCECGSCVPMPSVIQCRCCHEVDNCDRFLDARITCIVRHEDFQKVCMERVVLRTALVARLDSRGHRRNLPEVLDNISYRYAAYRLFTYWVHGYLGKGVRRVIPACAVTRIREAFPEPDGNYIGFKEGDDGDDIPVPEEFLI; translated from the exons ATGGAAGGGCCTCGTGGCTACGATTTCCAGCCAAAGTACACCGAGGAAGAACTGATGGTTCGTCGACGAGCCCGAGCGGCCGCCGCAGCAGCTGCTCCACCGGTGCAGCCGCCACCCGGACCTGACCCCGTACCAGCTCCGAATAGAATGGGCAACAACGACTGGTGTGAGTGTGGGAGCTGTGTGCCCATGCCGTCAGTGATTCAGTGTCGCTGTTGCCATGAAGTGGACAACTGTGATCGGTTTCTAGATGCAAGGATAACTTGCATTGTGAGACACGAGGACTTTCAGAAAGTATGCATGGAGAGGGTGGTTTTGCGGACAGCCCTTGTCGCCAGACTTGATTCAAGAGGGCATCGAAGGAACTTGCCTGAAGTGCTTGATAACAT TTCCTACAGATACGCAGCCTACAGGCTATTTACCTACTGGGTCCATGGCTACCTGGGAAAGGGCGTCCGTCGGGTGATTCCTGCCTGTGCTGTCACACGGATCCGCGAGGCTTTCCCTGAACCAGATGGAAATTACATCGGATTCAAGGAGGgagatgatggagatgatattCCTGTCCCTGAAGAATTTCTGATTTGA
- the LOC135153137 gene encoding uncharacterized protein LOC135153137: MYLRTVLGERPSDQGGKGTPKTDNESNHPCTSTSDDSVLPMEGIESGGDAPNEETTQSSSQSFLPIEETVSDGDVQPKPETPQSYYQGSATGLTTGTEPTPKRRKGSRKRKRSSSKKRQKCVATSNATTQTLSSGPQPMEEKMCQCPDDFSHVRKDHTYAESYPRILKPAFVMVEVAEESQASDYGGDSSQSDSTSPQPIPDLTGQDEFMVDTSSTVPTPGVTMPDDPCPSPVSSQHSDSSSSSTTSSVPTSPSRGGQSSDSYKPSDESDSSSSEEEREPDEMRYCMGKKYVVFDEQLNDLFYRLKCKSCSDGHIAELKKYTVGTMLVVNVLCVCGSLVYRWQSQPTIGRQPVGNLLLSASIMFTGKTYEDFKVLADLFNLQFMSDTTFYDIHNKILLPVIHTFYTQDAHEEHKNRPLSICGDGRCDSPGYNAKYCTYTCIDLQSNKIMGMSLVHVSEATSSVAMEKVGCRRVLDFLLASLDVSVFATDRHASIAKMMREVFPQVCHQYDIWHVTKSIKKKLIEKAKQKDNEVLWPWTRSITNHLWWSTENCDEDEVMLREMIQSVTHHITDIHSWNSAEKFHECEHEELTPEETEETKWLEPGSKPHEAVQSIVFNQRLMKDTKQMTKACHTGAIESYHSLYLKYCPKRKHFFYPAMLARAELAVLDHNANTGREQATVKRERTGTAKKGALRFRYVWSKSTKEWVLKRIPEDKNYAYLWDMLVAVLQVKAGNFDLKQPQYPILPQNIAPIPRPPPEELIERATSRFSH, encoded by the exons ATG TATCTTCGAACTGTTCTTGGAGAACGTCCTAGTGATCAAGGCGGTAAAGGCACACCTAAGACTGATAATGAATCCAATCATCCATGTACATCAACTTCTGATGAT TCGGTGTTACCAATGGAAGGAATTGAATCTGGTGGAGATGCTCCAAATGAAGAGACAACACAAAGCAGTAGTCAG TCGTTTCTACCAATTGAGGAGACAGTTTCAGATGGAGATGTACAGCCGAAACCAGAGACTCCACAGAGTTACTATCAA GGATCAGCTACTGGATTGACTACAGGTACTGAGCCAACACCTAAAAGGAGGAAAGGAAGTCGCAAAAGGAAAAGGAGTTCATCTAAGAAG AGGCAGAAATGCGTTGCAACATCTAACGCAACTACACAGACACTGTCATCTGGTCCACAACCAATGGAGGAGAAGATGTGTCAATGTCCGGATGATTTTTCCCATGTACGAAAGGACCATACTTATGCAGAAAGCTACCCTCGCATTCTAAAACCGGCCTTTGTGATGGTAGAGGTAGCGGAAGAGTCCCAAGCTTCAGATTATGGAGGTGACTCTAGTCAGTCAGATAGTACTTCCCCTCAGCCTATACCTGATCTTACTGGACAAGATGAGTTCATGGTAGATACTTCTTCAACTGTGCCTACACCTGGTGTAACCATGCCAGATGACCCATGTCCTTCACCTGTATCATCTCAACATTCAGATTCATCCTCATCTTCGACTACAAGCTCTGTACCAACATCTCCTTCACGTGGTGGACAGTCGTCTGACTCGTATAAACCATCTGATGAGTCGGATTCATCATCTtcagaggaagaaagagagccTGATGAAATGAGATACTGCATGGGGAAGAAATATGTGGTCTTTGATGAACAACTTAATGATCTGTTTTATAGACTTAAGTGTAAATCTTGTTCTGATGGCCACATTGCAGAACTGAAAAAGTATACTGTAGGTACCATGCTGGTTGTTAATGTACTATGTGTGTGTGGTTCTCTTGTATACAGGTGGCAATCTCAACCAACCATTGGCAGGCAACCAGTTGGGAATCTATTGCTTTCTGCCTCCATCATGTTCACAGGCAAGACATATGAAGACTTCAAAGTACTGGCGGATCTTTTTAACCTACAGTTCATGTCAGACACCACCTTCTATGACATCCACAACAAGATCCTCCTTCCTGTCATCCACACATTCTATACACAAGACGCCCATGAAGAACATAAGAATCGACCACTCTCTATCTGTGGTGATGGGAGATGCGATTCACCAGGATACAATGCAAAATATTGCACTTACACGTGTATTGACCTTCagtcaaataaaataatggGCATGTCGCTAGTTCATGTTAGCGAAGCAACAAGTTCCGTTGCCATGGAGAAAGTAGGTTGTAGGCGGGTATTAGACTTTCTTCTAGCATCATTGGATGTCAGTGTGTTTGCTACTGATCGGCATGCAAGCATTGCCAAAATGATGCGTGAGGTATTCCCCCAAGTGTGCCATCAATATGACATTTGGCATGTCACAAAATCAATAAAGAAGAAACTCATCGAAAAGGCAAAACAAAAGGACAACGAAGTCCTGTGGCCTTGGACAAGGTCTATCACAAATCACCTGTGGTGGTCTACAGAAAACTGTGATGAAGACGAAGTCATGCTGCGGGAGATGATCCAGTCAGTAACACACCACATCACTGACATCCATTCCTGGAATTCAGCTGAAAAGTTCCATGAATGCGAACACGAGGAATTGACTCCAGAGGAAACAGAAGAAACAAAGTGGCTGGAACCAGGGTCAAAACCTCATGAAGCTGTCCAGAGTATCGTCTTCAATCAACGATTAATGAAGGACACAAAGCAGATGACGAAGGCCTGCCATACTGGTGCGATAGAGTCCTATCATTCATTGTATCTCAAGTACTGCCCGAAACGCAAACACTTCTTCTACCCTGCCATGTTGGCCAGAGCAGAACTGGCAGTTCTTGACCATAACGCTAATACTGGCAGAGAGCAGGCAACcgtgaagagagaaagaacTGGAACTGCAAAGAAAGGGGCACTACGCTTTCGGTATGTGTGGTCAAAGTCCACCAAAGAGTGGGTTCTGAAGCGCATCCCAGAGGACAAGAACTATGCATACCTTTGGGATATGCTTGTTGCAGTTCTACAAGTCAAGGCTGGTAACTTTGACCTTAAACAGCCGCAGTATCCAATCCTTCCTCAGAACATTGCACCAATTCCACGTCCACCTCCTGAAGAACTCATAGAGCGGGCTACATCACGATTCAGCCATTGA